A single genomic interval of Halorubrum aethiopicum harbors:
- a CDS encoding cobyric acid synthase encodes MTDDPHTAARTLLVAGTASHVGKSTVAAGLCRHLADADVAVAPYKAQNMSNNARAAPVSPGAGVDAAFGEVGISQYVQARAARVGPETDHNPVLLKPRGEGESQLVVNGQAVAHATAADYYGGRWAEAREAAAAAHRRLAADHDVIVAEGAGSVAEINLHDRDLANVETARLFGGDPREETGSAGGSGPAGGAEILLVADIERGGVFAALVGTLELLPADLRDRVVGAVITKFRGDRSLLDPGIEAFEERTGVPVLGVIPYDDPGLPEEDSVALPDPGERAVLGADDGVPAAESVTVAVPRLPRISNATDVEPLAAERGVRVAFVPLDSPLDDADAVVVPGTKNTVDDLRACREAGFDDALRAFDGPVVGLCGGYQLVGERIANAAVESADPDVPDVVDGFGLLPVETAFSEEKRVVAADLELDPTATDLVKSTGGSVGGSTADGGAVLDVAGYEIHMGETRRIDPAEEGGKGEEDEEEREGKDAPAVSPASLATPFSDPGGDRSGVELGAAAGGVLGTYLHGLFENGAVRRGFLACVREHAGVAGAAGGATTDGTGTGNPADRAADLLREHLDLAALGLPTDAT; translated from the coding sequence ATGACCGACGACCCCCACACCGCCGCCCGGACGCTCCTCGTCGCGGGCACCGCCTCCCACGTCGGCAAGTCCACGGTCGCCGCCGGCCTCTGTCGCCACCTCGCGGACGCCGACGTCGCCGTCGCGCCGTACAAGGCCCAGAACATGTCGAACAACGCGCGGGCGGCCCCCGTCTCGCCGGGCGCGGGCGTCGACGCCGCGTTCGGCGAGGTGGGGATCTCCCAGTACGTCCAGGCGCGCGCGGCCCGCGTCGGCCCCGAGACGGACCACAACCCCGTCCTCCTCAAGCCCCGCGGCGAGGGCGAGAGCCAGCTCGTCGTGAACGGGCAGGCGGTCGCGCACGCCACGGCGGCGGACTACTACGGCGGCCGGTGGGCGGAGGCCCGCGAGGCCGCGGCGGCCGCCCACCGGCGGCTCGCCGCCGACCACGACGTGATCGTCGCGGAGGGGGCGGGGTCGGTGGCCGAGATCAACCTCCACGACCGCGACCTCGCGAACGTGGAGACGGCGCGGCTGTTCGGCGGCGACCCTCGTGAGGAGACGGGGTCGGCGGGTGGATCCGGCCCCGCCGGCGGCGCGGAGATCCTCCTCGTCGCCGACATCGAGCGCGGGGGCGTCTTCGCCGCGCTGGTCGGCACGCTCGAACTGCTCCCCGCGGACCTGCGCGACCGGGTCGTCGGCGCGGTCATCACCAAGTTCCGCGGCGACCGGAGTCTCCTCGATCCGGGCATCGAGGCCTTCGAGGAGCGGACCGGCGTCCCCGTCCTCGGCGTGATCCCGTACGACGACCCCGGACTCCCCGAGGAGGACAGCGTCGCGCTCCCCGACCCGGGCGAACGCGCGGTCCTCGGCGCGGACGACGGCGTCCCGGCCGCCGAGTCGGTCACCGTCGCCGTCCCCCGACTCCCGCGGATCTCGAACGCGACCGACGTGGAGCCGCTCGCGGCCGAACGGGGCGTCCGCGTCGCGTTCGTGCCGCTCGATTCCCCCCTCGACGACGCCGACGCGGTCGTGGTCCCCGGCACGAAGAACACCGTCGACGACCTCCGCGCCTGCCGCGAGGCGGGGTTCGACGACGCCCTCCGCGCGTTCGACGGGCCCGTCGTCGGCCTCTGTGGCGGCTACCAGCTCGTCGGCGAGCGGATCGCGAACGCGGCCGTCGAGAGCGCGGACCCGGACGTGCCGGACGTCGTCGACGGGTTCGGGCTCCTCCCGGTCGAGACCGCGTTCTCGGAGGAGAAGCGGGTCGTCGCGGCCGACCTCGAGCTGGACCCGACCGCGACCGACCTCGTGAAGTCGACCGGAGGGTCGGTCGGCGGGTCGACGGCGGACGGGGGGGCCGTCCTCGACGTCGCCGGCTACGAGATCCACATGGGCGAGACGCGGCGGATCGACCCGGCGGAGGAAGGCGGGAAAGGGGAGGAGGACGAGGAGGAAAGGGAGGGGAAGGACGCGCCGGCCGTCTCGCCGGCGTCGCTCGCGACGCCCTTCTCGGACCCCGGCGGCGACCGATCGGGCGTCGAACTCGGCGCGGCCGCGGGCGGCGTCCTCGGGACCTACCTCCACGGGCTCTTCGAGAACGGGGCGGTTCGGCGGGGGTTCCTCGCCTGCGTTCGCGAGCACGCCGGGGTGGCGGGGGCGGCCGGGGGCGCGACGACCGACGGCACGGGGACGGGGAACCCGGCCGACCGGGCGGCCGACCTGCTCCGCGAGCACCTTGATCTCGCCGCGTTGGGGCTGCCGACGGACGCGACGTGA
- a CDS encoding metal-dependent transcriptional regulator gives MLSDVMEDYLKAIYVLQAEEGAPVSTSAIAEYLEKTPPTVTDMLGKLADRGLVDREPYQGVELTAEGEAVALEIVRHHRLLEAFLADQLDYDWSDVHAEADALEHHISEEFERRVADALGDPDVDPHGDPIPGADLEPIDEGTGPRLSDHPEGDRLIVTRVSDRDDDELEYLADAGITPGTTIEVVDVAPFGMVTVRTPAGEQSLPAAVARSIRVEAAAEPAESAERS, from the coding sequence ATGCTCAGCGACGTGATGGAGGACTACCTCAAGGCGATCTACGTCCTCCAGGCCGAGGAGGGTGCTCCCGTCTCGACGTCCGCCATCGCCGAGTACCTCGAGAAGACCCCGCCGACCGTGACCGACATGCTCGGCAAGCTGGCCGACCGCGGGCTCGTCGACCGCGAGCCGTACCAGGGGGTCGAGCTCACGGCGGAGGGTGAGGCGGTCGCCCTCGAGATCGTCAGACACCACCGGCTCCTCGAGGCGTTCCTCGCCGACCAGCTGGATTACGACTGGAGCGACGTCCACGCGGAGGCGGACGCGCTGGAACACCACATCTCGGAGGAGTTCGAGCGGCGGGTCGCCGACGCGCTCGGCGACCCCGACGTCGACCCCCACGGCGATCCGATCCCCGGCGCCGACCTCGAGCCCATCGACGAGGGGACCGGCCCGCGGCTCTCCGATCACCCCGAGGGCGACCGGCTGATCGTGACGCGGGTCTCCGACCGCGACGACGACGAACTCGAGTACCTCGCCGACGCCGGGATCACCCCCGGAACGACGATCGAGGTCGTCGACGTCGCGCCGTTCGGGATGGTGACCGTTCGGACGCCGGCGGGCGAACAGAGCCTCCCGGCGGCGGTGGCCCGCTCGATCCGCGTGGAGGCGGCCGCGGAACCCGCGGAGTCCGCGGAGCGGTCGTAG
- a CDS encoding LysE family translocator produces the protein MNAVATLAVGAVFGLALAAPPGPMNAVIAEEAVLRGWPAGTRAGLGAATADFLFFVLAYLGVVSFVQSIPQLQTAMIGVGGCLMCYFAVGTARDARASFRPTTGEDPMVEDGKGFRKALALALTNPFQVLFWLTVGVGMLRPGELDVLAPLPVVGEGLAGSLVVATGSPALLGGFFLGVLSWVTLFPVSLAAAEKRVQTIGPVVAVASAIVLGGFGVYFLFDAATTVLAW, from the coding sequence GTGAACGCGGTCGCCACCCTCGCCGTGGGCGCGGTCTTCGGGCTCGCGCTCGCGGCCCCGCCGGGCCCGATGAACGCGGTCATCGCCGAGGAGGCGGTGCTTCGCGGGTGGCCGGCCGGCACCCGCGCGGGGCTCGGCGCGGCGACCGCCGACTTCCTGTTCTTCGTCCTCGCGTACCTCGGGGTCGTCTCGTTCGTCCAGTCGATCCCGCAGCTCCAGACCGCCATGATCGGCGTCGGCGGCTGTCTGATGTGTTACTTCGCGGTCGGCACCGCCCGCGACGCACGCGCCTCCTTCCGGCCCACCACGGGCGAGGACCCCATGGTGGAGGACGGGAAGGGGTTCCGGAAGGCGCTCGCGCTGGCGCTGACGAACCCGTTTCAGGTGCTGTTCTGGCTCACGGTCGGGGTCGGGATGTTGCGCCCGGGCGAGCTCGACGTCCTCGCGCCGCTGCCCGTCGTCGGCGAGGGCCTCGCCGGGAGCCTGGTGGTCGCGACCGGGTCGCCCGCGCTGCTCGGCGGGTTCTTCCTCGGGGTGTTGAGCTGGGTCACGCTGTTCCCCGTGAGCCTTGCCGCGGCCGAGAAGCGGGTCCAGACGATCGGCCCGGTCGTCGCGGTCGCGTCGGCGATCGTGCTCGGCGGGTTCGGCGTCTACTTCCTCTTCGACGCCGCGACGACGGTGCTCGCGTGGTGA
- a CDS encoding NAD(P)-dependent glycerol-1-phosphate dehydrogenase, protein MFEKSTWIKLPRNVLVGHGVVDDLGAAVGELYLTGRPLVVTSPTPNEIAGDRVRAQFEDPATAVVDEASFDAVEELKATAEAVDPGYLIALGGGKPIDIAKMAADHLDVGFVSVPTVASHDGIVSGRSSIPEGDTRHSVAADPPLAVVADTELLAEAPWRLTTAGCADIISNYTAVKDWRLARRLRNVEYSEYAGALSEMTAELLVENADMIRPGLEESSWVVVKALVSSGVAMSIAGSSRPASGAEHLISHQLDRIAPGKALHGHQVGVASILTEYLHSGESGEWAAIREALGELDAPTTAAELGVDDEELIAALTSAHEIRDRYTILQGGINEEAAIEVATATGVI, encoded by the coding sequence ATGTTCGAGAAGTCCACGTGGATCAAGCTCCCGCGGAACGTGCTCGTGGGCCACGGCGTCGTCGACGACCTCGGAGCGGCCGTCGGCGAACTGTATCTCACCGGCCGGCCGCTGGTCGTCACCAGCCCGACGCCGAACGAGATCGCCGGCGACCGGGTGCGCGCGCAGTTCGAGGACCCCGCGACCGCCGTCGTCGACGAGGCCTCCTTCGACGCGGTCGAGGAACTGAAAGCGACCGCGGAGGCGGTGGATCCGGGCTATCTGATCGCCTTAGGGGGCGGCAAACCGATCGACATCGCGAAGATGGCGGCCGACCACCTCGACGTAGGGTTCGTCTCCGTGCCGACGGTCGCCTCCCACGACGGGATCGTCTCGGGGCGCTCCTCCATCCCCGAGGGCGACACGCGCCACTCGGTGGCCGCCGACCCGCCGCTCGCGGTCGTCGCCGACACCGAACTGCTCGCCGAGGCCCCTTGGCGGCTCACCACTGCGGGCTGTGCGGACATCATCTCGAACTACACCGCCGTGAAGGACTGGCGGCTCGCCCGCCGGCTGCGGAACGTCGAGTACAGCGAGTACGCCGGCGCGCTCTCCGAGATGACCGCGGAGCTGCTTGTCGAGAACGCGGACATGATCCGGCCCGGTCTCGAGGAGTCGTCGTGGGTCGTCGTGAAGGCGCTCGTCTCCTCGGGCGTCGCGATGTCGATCGCCGGCTCCTCGCGGCCCGCCTCCGGCGCGGAACACCTCATCTCGCATCAACTCGACCGGATCGCGCCGGGCAAGGCGCTCCACGGCCACCAGGTCGGCGTCGCCTCGATCCTGACCGAGTACCTCCACAGCGGCGAGAGCGGCGAGTGGGCCGCGATCCGCGAGGCGCTCGGCGAACTCGACGCGCCGACGACCGCCGCGGAACTGGGCGTCGACGACGAGGAGCTGATCGCCGCCCTGACGAGCGCCCACGAGATCCGCGACCGCTACACGATCCTCCAGGGCGGGATCAACGAGGAGGCCGCCATCGAGGTCGCGACCGCGACGGGCGTGATCTGA
- a CDS encoding IS5 family transposase has protein sequence MSKLLFRFVKQAASLAQKRCAASPTAVSDPTGHGFPGWKHVTLHFLRVHMDATYREIVDWASEMDRVRGLLQLARTAFPAPSTLYRSFERVPMSIWRGFLRESATICDPGSHGAIDATFFDRETASRHYQHRSDRHIRTLKTTALVDTDSCAILDLHCSAHWPHDTQTGRRVALRNIGKIESLAGDKGYDDQSLRNALRSEGVRPLLRHRLFAAYDHAHNARLDSELYGQRWMAETAFSAIKRRFGPAVHPRAWYREFRELVLTAAVYNLEQALKQ, from the coding sequence GTGTCCAAACTCCTCTTCCGCTTCGTTAAGCAAGCCGCGTCGCTGGCTCAAAAGCGCTGTGCCGCCAGTCCAACGGCGGTGAGTGATCCGACTGGCCACGGATTTCCCGGGTGGAAGCATGTGACGCTCCACTTTTTGCGGGTTCACATGGACGCGACGTACCGCGAGATTGTGGATTGGGCGAGTGAGATGGATCGCGTTCGTGGTCTGTTACAGCTGGCGCGGACGGCATTTCCCGCACCCTCAACGCTGTATCGGTCGTTTGAGAGGGTGCCCATGTCGATATGGCGTGGGTTCCTTCGTGAGTCCGCGACCATCTGCGATCCGGGCTCGCACGGTGCCATCGATGCCACGTTCTTCGACCGCGAAACGGCATCGAGACACTACCAACACCGCTCGGATCGCCACATACGCACGCTCAAAACGACGGCGCTCGTCGATACAGACTCGTGTGCCATCCTCGATCTTCACTGCTCGGCACACTGGCCTCACGACACACAAACCGGCCGTCGAGTCGCTCTTCGCAACATCGGGAAAATAGAGAGTCTCGCCGGTGACAAAGGCTATGACGACCAATCTCTCCGGAACGCCCTCCGTTCAGAGGGCGTCCGGCCTTTGCTGCGTCACCGGCTGTTTGCTGCGTACGATCACGCACACAACGCACGGTTGGACAGCGAGTTATACGGCCAACGCTGGATGGCCGAGACCGCCTTTTCGGCCATCAAGCGTCGGTTCGGCCCCGCTGTCCACCCTCGCGCATGGTACCGCGAGTTCCGCGAACTCGTGTTGACCGCCGCTGTCTACAACCTCGAACAGGCGCTCAAACAGTGA
- a CDS encoding DUF420 domain-containing protein → MSAASVRARLSEPAGALTVLLTVVGYAAVGGVFLVPGFQALFPDLTRETVDLLAHAIAAVNTVTIATLSLGWYWIRNGEVRKHAAAMTTSFVLILVFLGMYLPKVAGGGTKYFVGPDPAYYAYLVMLAIHIVLSVVSVPVVLYALLLGLTHTERELRNEVPHARVGRIAASAWLLSLILGVVTYLLLNHVYDSTFEAAETAAETASVLLPLVPVV, encoded by the coding sequence ATGTCAGCCGCCAGCGTGCGCGCCCGCCTCTCGGAGCCGGCCGGCGCGCTCACCGTCCTCCTCACGGTCGTCGGGTACGCCGCCGTCGGCGGCGTCTTCCTCGTTCCGGGGTTCCAGGCGCTGTTTCCGGACCTGACCCGCGAGACGGTCGACCTGCTCGCCCACGCGATCGCCGCGGTCAACACCGTCACGATCGCCACGCTCTCGCTCGGGTGGTACTGGATCCGCAACGGCGAGGTGAGAAAACACGCGGCCGCGATGACGACCTCGTTCGTCCTCATCCTCGTCTTCCTCGGGATGTACCTGCCGAAGGTCGCCGGCGGCGGGACGAAGTACTTCGTCGGCCCGGACCCGGCCTACTACGCGTACCTCGTCATGCTCGCGATCCACATCGTGTTGTCGGTGGTCTCCGTGCCCGTCGTCCTCTACGCGCTGCTGCTCGGGCTCACCCACACCGAGCGCGAACTCAGGAACGAGGTCCCGCACGCGCGGGTCGGCCGGATCGCCGCGAGCGCGTGGCTCCTCTCGCTGATCCTCGGCGTCGTCACGTACCTCCTGTTGAACCACGTGTACGACTCGACGTTCGAGGCGGCGGAGACGGCCGCCGAGACCGCGTCGGTGCTCCTCCCGCTCGTTCCGGTCGTCTAA
- a CDS encoding M28 family peptidase, whose product MTTWIGETFTSDAGWDHLETLVDIGDRMAGSDGERRAAEATRDALESVGARDARLESFDIQGWTRGSSAVRASDTTQDSIALPRSPSGEVTGELVDLGYGLPEDFEREDIEGKVVMAASNVPDYYDRFIHRREKYYYAVEGGAAAFVFRNHVEGCLPPTGSVGTAEAPIGDVPAVGVSKEVGSRLSRRFDGEDVTVEVDADAHDATSYNVHADLGPDTEEAVLVTSHVDAHDIAEGAGDNGAGTAIVLEVAKAVAAREDELDTRVHCLVYGAEEVGLVGSSHDAAERDHDSVKAIVNNDGVGRGRTLKFYTHGFDDLDDAAEVVADRFDHPAGTVPRLGPHSDHWPYVQWGVPGYHVMSETGDEGRGWGHTFADTLDKLEVRNLREQAVLLTELVVDLADDDTEIDRREPEEIAEQLEDEDLAAGMKIIGDWPY is encoded by the coding sequence ATGACGACGTGGATCGGAGAGACGTTCACGAGCGACGCGGGATGGGACCACCTCGAGACGCTCGTCGACATCGGGGACCGGATGGCCGGCAGCGACGGCGAGCGTCGCGCCGCGGAGGCGACGCGCGACGCGCTCGAGTCGGTGGGCGCGCGCGACGCTCGACTGGAGTCGTTCGACATCCAGGGGTGGACGCGCGGCTCGTCGGCGGTCCGCGCCAGCGACACGACCCAGGACAGCATCGCGCTCCCGCGGAGCCCGTCCGGCGAGGTCACGGGCGAGCTGGTCGACCTCGGCTACGGTCTCCCCGAGGACTTCGAACGGGAGGACATCGAGGGGAAGGTCGTGATGGCCGCCTCGAACGTCCCCGACTACTACGACCGGTTCATCCACCGGCGCGAGAAGTACTACTACGCGGTCGAGGGCGGCGCGGCCGCGTTCGTCTTCCGGAACCACGTCGAGGGATGTCTGCCGCCCACCGGGAGCGTCGGGACCGCGGAGGCCCCGATCGGCGACGTTCCCGCCGTGGGCGTCTCCAAGGAGGTCGGCTCGCGGCTCTCGCGACGCTTCGACGGCGAGGACGTGACCGTCGAGGTCGACGCGGACGCACACGACGCGACGAGCTACAACGTCCACGCGGACCTCGGCCCGGACACGGAGGAGGCGGTGCTCGTGACGAGCCACGTCGACGCCCACGACATCGCCGAGGGCGCGGGCGACAACGGCGCGGGGACCGCGATCGTGTTGGAGGTCGCGAAGGCGGTCGCCGCGCGCGAGGACGAACTCGACACGCGGGTCCACTGTCTGGTGTACGGGGCCGAGGAGGTCGGCCTCGTGGGGTCGAGCCACGACGCGGCCGAGCGCGACCACGACTCGGTCAAGGCGATCGTGAACAACGACGGCGTCGGTCGCGGCCGGACGCTGAAGTTCTACACCCACGGCTTCGACGACCTCGACGACGCCGCCGAGGTGGTCGCCGACCGCTTCGACCACCCCGCGGGCACCGTCCCGCGACTGGGCCCCCACAGCGACCACTGGCCGTACGTCCAGTGGGGCGTCCCCGGCTACCACGTCATGAGCGAGACCGGCGACGAGGGGCGCGGCTGGGGCCACACCTTCGCCGACACGCTCGACAAGCTCGAGGTCCGCAACCTCCGCGAGCAGGCGGTCCTCCTCACCGAACTCGTCGTCGACCTGGCGGACGACGACACCGAGATCGATCGGCGCGAGCCGGAGGAGATCGCGGAGCAACTCGAGGACGAGGACCTCGCGGCGGGGATGAAGATTATCGGCGACTGGCCGTACTGA
- a CDS encoding NAD(+)/NADH kinase: protein MGDPVSRVAVVGADGSAADRVERVVRAAGGRTVEPAAADAVVAVGDGAIRDALLASAPSDRRVPSPSTRADSPPPERVDAPVLPVREEGLAVDPETLRDAIRGLLDGEARRAERAVLSVEIDGESVHRSVFDVGFVTDEPARISEYAVGLAEDREATFRADGVVVATPLGSDGYANAAGGPLLEAGGGLAVVPIAPFTTRSDTWVVPDGVTVSVRRDAETVSIVVDGERRGVVSPRRPVRIEVAERVETLRLPPSIPVEAER, encoded by the coding sequence ATGGGAGATCCGGTGTCCCGCGTCGCCGTCGTCGGCGCGGACGGGTCCGCCGCCGACCGCGTGGAGCGTGTCGTCCGCGCGGCCGGCGGCCGGACCGTCGAACCCGCCGCCGCCGACGCGGTCGTCGCCGTGGGCGACGGAGCGATCCGGGACGCCCTCCTCGCTTCCGCACCCTCCGACCGCCGCGTCCCCTCGCCCTCGACCCGCGCCGACTCCCCGCCGCCGGAGCGCGTCGACGCGCCCGTCCTCCCCGTCCGCGAGGAGGGGCTCGCGGTCGACCCGGAGACCCTCCGGGACGCGATCCGCGGACTCCTCGACGGGGAGGCCCGGCGCGCCGAACGGGCCGTCCTCTCGGTCGAGATCGACGGGGAGTCGGTCCACCGGTCCGTCTTCGACGTCGGGTTCGTCACCGACGAGCCGGCGCGGATCTCGGAGTACGCGGTCGGGCTGGCCGAGGATCGGGAGGCAACGTTCCGCGCGGACGGCGTCGTCGTCGCGACCCCGCTCGGGAGCGACGGCTACGCGAACGCCGCCGGCGGCCCGCTGCTCGAGGCCGGGGGCGGGCTCGCGGTCGTCCCGATCGCCCCGTTCACGACCCGGAGCGACACGTGGGTCGTCCCCGACGGGGTGACCGTCTCGGTCCGTCGCGACGCGGAGACCGTCTCGATCGTCGTCGACGGCGAACGTCGGGGGGTCGTGAGTCCCCGACGACCGGTCCGGATCGAGGTCGCAGAGCGGGTCGAGACGCTCCGGCTTCCCCCTTCGATCCCGGTCGAAGCCGAGCGCTGA
- a CDS encoding DUF7313 family protein, with protein MDPLQFLVPFGWLSAVGPALPYAILVMALANLATRHLAHRRHVEQAEEGDAVEQYGPHVFTNFGLALLSFLFAVHAPTRGTILTFLVVTMIIADLFEFEARNVEARNDMTVEAPKSAIVTSGLVLLYASYYSLFFLIEGFWNQAIVA; from the coding sequence ATGGATCCACTGCAGTTCCTCGTTCCGTTCGGCTGGCTGTCGGCCGTCGGTCCGGCGTTGCCGTACGCGATCCTCGTGATGGCGCTCGCGAACCTGGCGACTCGGCACCTCGCGCACAGACGGCACGTGGAACAGGCGGAGGAGGGAGACGCGGTCGAACAGTACGGTCCGCACGTGTTCACGAACTTCGGACTCGCGCTGTTGAGCTTCCTGTTCGCGGTCCACGCGCCGACCAGAGGAACCATCCTCACCTTCCTCGTCGTGACGATGATCATCGCGGACCTGTTCGAGTTCGAGGCCCGCAACGTCGAGGCGCGCAACGACATGACCGTCGAGGCCCCGAAAAGCGCCATCGTCACCTCGGGGCTCGTGCTCCTGTACGCGTCGTACTACTCGCTGTTCTTCCTCATCGAGGGGTTCTGGAACCAGGCGATCGTCGCCTGA
- a CDS encoding DUF7521 family protein, producing the protein MVGAAIGLFIAFLAYRGYRRNDSRPMLYLAVGFGVILGLPIPVVALSVLFPTISGPLAQVAIQTLEIGGLLCIVYALRMEP; encoded by the coding sequence ATGGTCGGCGCGGCGATCGGGCTGTTCATCGCCTTCCTCGCCTACAGGGGGTACCGGCGGAACGACAGCCGCCCGATGCTGTATTTGGCCGTCGGTTTCGGCGTCATCCTCGGTCTACCGATCCCGGTGGTGGCGCTGTCCGTCCTGTTCCCGACGATCTCGGGCCCGCTGGCGCAGGTGGCCATCCAGACGTTGGAGATCGGCGGGCTGTTGTGTATCGTGTACGCGCTTCGAATGGAGCCGTGA
- a CDS encoding DUF7314 family protein gives MADEFMKGLALFALGALGWITFGAWYRTPSYYEVVQLVNPAEGVNTVYGEIGVLVGDVLYWLMILGPLTFWILIPISRELRGSIGDDAAN, from the coding sequence ATGGCAGACGAGTTCATGAAAGGGCTGGCCCTGTTCGCTCTCGGGGCCCTCGGCTGGATCACCTTCGGCGCGTGGTACCGGACCCCATCGTACTACGAGGTCGTTCAGCTGGTGAACCCGGCGGAGGGCGTCAACACGGTGTACGGCGAGATCGGGGTCCTCGTCGGCGACGTGCTCTACTGGCTGATGATCCTCGGCCCGCTCACCTTCTGGATCCTCATCCCGATCAGCCGGGAACTGCGGGGCAGCATCGGCGACGACGCCGCGAACTGA